The region GATGCCCTGACGCTACGGCGTTGTTAAAGCTCGTCTTGCACCAGTTGTTGAGCGGTTTCGCCATCCAGTGAGCTCAGGTCGCAGCTGTCCGTCAGCTCCTGAGCCAACAGATCAGCCGCCTTGCGGACCTGGGGGTTCTCCAGCACAGCAGCGCTGATGCCCATCTCTTGCAGGGCAATGGTGGTGGCTTGATCGGCCTGCTGTTGGGATAGCTGCCCACTGCGCACCAGACACTCACCATTGGCCAACGACCCCGTGGCAAAGGCGCGGATGCTGCGGGCCAGTTCCAGCCGCGCCACCTTGCGGATGGTCTCCGGTGACATGGTTCCCGGTGACATGGTGTCCGCTCGCACCATCGGTGCCCAAAGGGCCAGCCCACCGATCAGCAGTCCGATTGAAGTGATGCCAGCCATGGTTCAGTCGAGCCGTGGAAAACGCTCAGCGATGGAGTCGCCCGTAAAGGTCGCCACCCAGCCTGCGCTGTTGTTGAAAAAGCGCAGGGCGCAGAATGATGGGGTTGGTCCCATGTCGAACCAGTGGCGGGTGCCGGCCGGGACGCTGATCAGGTCGCCGCGTTCACACAGCGTCACCAGCACCTCCTGGTTGATGTGCAAGAAGAACAGCCCCTGGCCTTCCACGAAAAAGCGCACCTCGTCTTCGGCGTGGGTGTGTTCCGACAGGAATTTGTTGCGCAGAACCTCCCGCTCCGGGTGATCCGGCGTCATGCGGATGGCATCCACAGTTTGATAACCACTATCCCTTTGGACCCTGGCCACCTCGGTGGAATAGGTCGCCAGGATCGTGCTCTGGTCGGCGTCTGGGGGTAGGTCATGGGCGGCAGGCCACTGCTCAAAGCCGATGCCCCGGTCGGCCAGTTCAGCCTGGATCGAGGCCGGGTCGTTGCAGACCAGCTTCGGCAGTGGGAGGGCGTCACCACGGCCATCCCCGTGGTCTGGAAAGATGCTGAGACGACTCATCGCCGGGCTCCCGGAGGACCGTTCCGCTGTCCATCATCAACCCGACCGTGCCCGCCGGCCTCACGCTGGTGGGGGTTGGCCCCGGCGATCCTGAGCTGTTGACGCTGGCGGCGGTGCGGGCGATCGAACAGGCCGATGTGGTGGCCACACCTGTGGCCCGTGAGGGGAGCGTCAGCATGGCTGCCGCCATTGCCTCCCACTGCATCAGTCCCAAGCAGCGCCTGCTGCCGCTGATGTTTCCAATGGTGTCGGCAGCTGGGCCCCGGCGTGAGGCCTGGCATCAGGCGGCCGATGCCCTCGCCGCGGAAGTACAGGCAGGACAGGCGGTTGTGCTGCTCTGTGAGGGGGATGCCTCCCTGTTTGCCACCGGCAGCTACGTCCTGCTGGCGCTTCAACAGCGCCATCCTGATTGCCCCACGCAGGTGATTCCAGGCATCACGGCGATCTCCGCAGCAGCAGCAGCAGCTGCCTGGCCCCTCGCCCTGCAACAGGACCAGTTGCTGGTGATGCCCTGTCCTGAGACACCTGATGCTCTGACCGGTCTGCTCGAGACGGCAGCGCAGCATTCCAGGGTGCTGGCCTTGATGAAACTGGGCCATCGCTGGGCCTGGGTTCGTCCTCTGCTGGAGCTCCAGAATCTGCTCAGTGGAGCGCTGTTCGCTGAACGGGTGGGTTGGCCAGATCAGATCGTTCGCTCAGCTGGTGACATGGAGGCGAGTGAACGCCCCTACTTCTCCCTGCTGCTGGTGCGTCAGGATTGGCCCGACGTGCTGCCCTGAGTTTCAAGGCCGTCGTGGCACAAGCGAGCGGTTGAGTGCGCCGGGAGTCGATCCGCCCAGGAGCAGCCGTTTCAGCAGCATCAGAAGCCCCAGCACTTCCCGCCGTGGCCGCCGTTCCGGCCAGATCCCATCACTGCAGAACAACCAGCGGATGAGGCAGTGCTGCTCTCGCTGGTTGAGGTCCCCCCAGTGCAGGGCAACCCGATGCGGTTGGGCCTTCAGCAACACGACCGGTAGAGGCGGCACGTCAGACGTCCATTGCAATTGACTGCTGTCAACGAGGGGGGGCAGGGCTGAGGCAAAAGCCAGCTCCACACCGCTCTCACTGATGGCAGTGATCCGGCAGGGATGGCGATGCCCCCCGGCATCGGTCAGCT is a window of Synechococcus sp. A15-24 DNA encoding:
- a CDS encoding glutamyl-tRNA amidotransferase, which produces MAGITSIGLLIGGLALWAPMVRADTMSPGTMSPETIRKVARLELARSIRAFATGSLANGECLVRSGQLSQQQADQATTIALQEMGISAAVLENPQVRKAADLLAQELTDSCDLSSLDGETAQQLVQDEL
- a CDS encoding acireductone dioxygenase, with the translated sequence MSRLSIFPDHGDGRGDALPLPKLVCNDPASIQAELADRGIGFEQWPAAHDLPPDADQSTILATYSTEVARVQRDSGYQTVDAIRMTPDHPEREVLRNKFLSEHTHAEDEVRFFVEGQGLFFLHINQEVLVTLCERGDLISVPAGTRHWFDMGPTPSFCALRFFNNSAGWVATFTGDSIAERFPRLD
- the cobI gene encoding precorrin-2 C(20)-methyltransferase encodes the protein MPAGLTLVGVGPGDPELLTLAAVRAIEQADVVATPVAREGSVSMAAAIASHCISPKQRLLPLMFPMVSAAGPRREAWHQAADALAAEVQAGQAVVLLCEGDASLFATGSYVLLALQQRHPDCPTQVIPGITAISAAAAAAAWPLALQQDQLLVMPCPETPDALTGLLETAAQHSRVLALMKLGHRWAWVRPLLELQNLLSGALFAERVGWPDQIVRSAGDMEASERPYFSLLLVRQDWPDVLP